The sequence TCCAGAAATTAAGAGGTTACGACTTAAAAAAACAATTGCCAATACTATTAAATGAAACTGATGGTGAAATTGGAAACCGCATCAGAAGTGATTATCGCCAGACAATTGGTGATTTATTATTGAATAAATTCGACAAACCTTGGACCGAATGGGCACATTCAAAAAGTTTTAAAACAAAACTTCAAGCGCATGGATCACCAGGAAATTTAATTGATTTATATGCTGCTGCAGATATTCCTGAATGCGAAACTTTTGGTTCTATGCCATTTGATATTCCAGGATTCAGAAGAGAAAAAGAAGATATTCGCGAAGGCGATGCCGATCCGGTAATGTTAAAATTTTCATCATCAGCGGCACATATTTCTGGGAAAAATCTGGTTTCGTCTGAAACTTTTACTTGGCTTAGAGAACATTTCAAAGCAGCTTTATCACAATGCAAACCAGAAGCTGAAGATTTGATGCTGAGCGGTATCAATCATATTTTTCTTCATGGTTCTACTTATTCGCCAGACAGAGCGTCTTGGCCGGGTTGGCAATTTTATGCTTCAGTAAATTTTAACGCCAATAATAGTATTTGGGAAGATGCTCCTTCTCTATTCTCTTATATTTCAAACTGTCAGTCACTATTGCAACAGGGAAAACCTGACAATGAACTTTTGCTTTATTGGCCAATTTTTGATACTTGGGATAAATACCAAAAAGGAACTTTGTTTTTTGAATTCAAAATACACTCGCTTCAAGAATGGCTTCATCCAACAACTTTTTACAGCTCAACTAAAAACTTAATGAATAAAGGTTATGGTGTGGATTTCATTTCAGACAATTTTATTGCTGAAGCCAAAGTTGTAGATGGAAAAATCAATCTTAACGGAACAACTTTCAAAGCATTAGTAATTCCACCAGTGAAAAAAATGCCACTTGCGACTTTACAAAAGCTGATTGAGTTGAAAAAAGCAGGTGCAAATATAATTTTCGAAAGTCTTCCAGAATCTATTCCTGGCTTTAACGATTACGAAAAGCAAGAGCGAGAACTGCAAAATATTTTAACTGCCAATGCTGATTTGGTTAAACCGACTTCGGATATTTTCAAAACTTTAGAAAATACTCAAATTTATCCTGAAACACTGGTAAATTCAGGTTTAAAATTCATCCGAAGAAATATTGATGGAGAAAAAATATATTATCTCGTAAATCATACTCCTAAAACAATTGATGAATTTATTCCGATAGAAATTGGAAATAAAGAAGTTGTGATTTTAAATCCATTGACTAAAGAATTTGGAAATGCAATTGTAAAAAAAGAAGCCAATAGAACATTGGTCAAAATTAAAATTGCTCCGGGAGAATCTTATTTTCTAAAAACAGAAAATACAGCTTCACAAAAAAAATGGAATTATTACGAGCCAACTGCTGAAGTAATTCCGCTAAAAGGAAACTGGAAAATTAATTTTGACAAAGGGGGACCGCAATTGCCTCCGAGTGCAATAATTTCAACGTTAGAGTCTTGGACAAAATTAAGTCCAGAAGCCGAAGCATTTTCGGGATCAGCAACTTATACTTTGCAATTTGACAATCCGAATGCTAAAATTGAAAATTGGAGTTTAGACTTGGGAGATGTCCGCGAAAGCGCAAAAGTTTGGCTAAATGATAAATTTATCGGTACAGTATGGTCTGTCCCCTATCAATTAAATATCGGAAAATTAAAATCCGGAAAAAATATCTTAAAAATTCAGGTTACTAATCTTTCAGCAAACCGAATCCGAAACAAAGAATTAAAAGGCGAAGAATGGAAGATTTTTTATGAAATCAACATGGTTGATAAAGATTATAAAAAATTTGACGCTACAAAATGG comes from Flavobacterium sp. KACC 22761 and encodes:
- a CDS encoding glycosyl hydrolase; the encoded protein is MKITKSNFLIILSVCWIITTTAQEKNSPWPKSTNTNQPWARWWWMGSAVDKPNLKRSLIDFHNVGIGGVEITPIYGVKGEEANLIDYLSPKWMQMLDYTIHVADSLHMQVDMVLGTGWPYGGSHVTVANAATKLIIEKYPLKKDETFDRNISLENKKEKNPAELLYVVAYGKDGSYINLTDQLQKNQTKANDKGIDGTSVAIPNQTEPNKLKWKAKKTDYMLYAVFSGKTGQQVKRAAPGGSGFTLDHYSQDAFNAYVVPFNNAFKGREGKIRAIFNDSYEVYGTDFTPKFFEEFQKLRGYDLKKQLPILLNETDGEIGNRIRSDYRQTIGDLLLNKFDKPWTEWAHSKSFKTKLQAHGSPGNLIDLYAAADIPECETFGSMPFDIPGFRREKEDIREGDADPVMLKFSSSAAHISGKNLVSSETFTWLREHFKAALSQCKPEAEDLMLSGINHIFLHGSTYSPDRASWPGWQFYASVNFNANNSIWEDAPSLFSYISNCQSLLQQGKPDNELLLYWPIFDTWDKYQKGTLFFEFKIHSLQEWLHPTTFYSSTKNLMNKGYGVDFISDNFIAEAKVVDGKINLNGTTFKALVIPPVKKMPLATLQKLIELKKAGANIIFESLPESIPGFNDYEKQERELQNILTANADLVKPTSDIFKTLENTQIYPETLVNSGLKFIRRNIDGEKIYYLVNHTPKTIDEFIPIEIGNKEVVILNPLTKEFGNAIVKKEANRTLVKIKIAPGESYFLKTENTASQKKWNYYEPTAEVIPLKGNWKINFDKGGPQLPPSAIISTLESWTKLSPEAEAFSGSATYTLQFDNPNAKIENWSLDLGDVRESAKVWLNDKFIGTVWSVPYQLNIGKLKSGKNILKIQVTNLSANRIRNKELKGEEWKIFYEINMVDKDYKKFDATKWAPMPSGLLGPITITPLKQQN